The window ATTCACGCACCAGAATCTTGATGACATTGGAGGCAACATCGCCCGCTGGGCCGCCCGTAATTTTTACGGTGAAGGGCTCGTTCAAGGGATCGATCCCTAATGTCTTGAGCAGCTCATCGGCAAAGACAATGACACCTTCACTGGTGACGCCATATTCCTTGTGGGCAATACCTGCACCCGGCTTGGAGCTCATGAACGCGCTGGGCCACTTGTACTTGCGCTTGGCGGCCCGGGCCACGATCCAGTTGATATGATCCGGGGTTATATTCTCGTCCGGACCAAGGAAGATCACCTCTTCACGACCAAGGTAATCCACGATGCCGGGCTGGACGAATCCATCAGTCCCTTCAGGAATAATCAACAGATCAAGGAAGGAATCAACCATGGACTTCACGGCCAGATCGATATCCGCCTCGGGGCCGAGGAGGATAACGGCCTTGGAGCCACCTTCGGGGATATCCTTGTTCTTGAACTGCTGCGCACTCGCCAGCTTGGTGACTTCGTCGAACAGCCTGTTGGACTCCAATTCAAAGTGATCCTGAGACCAGGTGCGAACAACACGAACGCCACCACGGGCCATGTCACGATACCTCACCTGGAAGGCGAAGCTGTACGGGCCGTGGAAGCAGTATATTCCAAACGGCCTTTTGTCCTTAGGCATAGGGGCAAGAATCAATGGGTCAATGCGGAAGCTCAGCCCTATCTTGTCCGGCAGGTAGTAGTTGGTCCGCAGGGTATATCGGAAGAAACGATATATATAGAGCAAAATGCGTCGATGGACATCGTTGCCAACATTGCTGATCGCCTTGCGCACGATGGCCCTGCGTTCCTTGCGGGCCGCTTCGCGGTCACCTTTGAAATCAGGATTGAAGCGGGCATCGAAGTAATCCATCAGTTTTTGTGCAATCTCCCTGTGCTTCAGCACAGAGTAGGTAATCCGCCCAGACGAGTAGGCATGCAGATCCTCGCTCACCAGGAACTGGTGGGCGAACTCGCATCCAGCCTGCATGAGCATGACCTGCCCCAGCTCCCAGCCTTCTTCGTCGGCCAACGCTTCCAAACCGTGAAAGGCAAACCATTTGGTCAGCTCGAACTGACGCTTGAGGCGACGCCACTGCTCGGAGTCTTCCTGCAAGTCGATACGAGAACGATCAAGATAGAAACTCATGACCGCAATGGTCGACTTCTCACCTCGGTCAAACTCATCGGAATAGGCTCGATCAACCGGAATTTCTTCCCGGGCAAAGATATTGACCACTCTGAGCAGAAGGCCTTTTCGCGGCGGGTTTTCCATGGCTATGGAGATTCTGTCGAATCCGGGGTGCACATTCTTCTCCAACAACACCTGCACCTTTTCGTGATTCTCAACGCAGCCACAGGCCTTGAAGTGACGCAGCGCCCTTCCCGACTCGAATTTTTCAACATAATCTTCACTGGCGGAAGACAGAAAATGCTCAAAGGCCTCCATGTCTTCCGAGTCAACTTTCACCACGCCTTCACGAGCCATATTCAAGGCGTTTTGCAGGTTAGTGCCGCCCGCGCACTTGGGCTGGGGGCCGAATATGAAGGTG of the Pseudodesulfovibrio sp. zrk46 genome contains:
- a CDS encoding NAD-glutamate dehydrogenase domain-containing protein is translated as MSDNVNVDPSDIRFKVETKLHEAATKLIPWFLSDMPEYYFRTHTEEEQLKHVMALVSGMVRDEKQSMALHSPCGTMVTHITPGGDMKALAGVLREYLDRDIQIARIYSSRDDSIRLDTFIFGPQPKCAGGTNLQNALNMAREGVVKVDSEDMEAFEHFLSSASEDYVEKFESGRALRHFKACGCVENHEKVQVLLEKNVHPGFDRISIAMENPPRKGLLLRVVNIFAREEIPVDRAYSDEFDRGEKSTIAVMSFYLDRSRIDLQEDSEQWRRLKRQFELTKWFAFHGLEALADEEGWELGQVMLMQAGCEFAHQFLVSEDLHAYSSGRITYSVLKHREIAQKLMDYFDARFNPDFKGDREAARKERRAIVRKAISNVGNDVHRRILLYIYRFFRYTLRTNYYLPDKIGLSFRIDPLILAPMPKDKRPFGIYCFHGPYSFAFQVRYRDMARGGVRVVRTWSQDHFELESNRLFDEVTKLASAQQFKNKDIPEGGSKAVILLGPEADIDLAVKSMVDSFLDLLIIPEGTDGFVQPGIVDYLGREEVIFLGPDENITPDHINWIVARAAKRKYKWPSAFMSSKPGAGIAHKEYGVTSEGVIVFADELLKTLGIDPLNEPFTVKITGGPAGDVASNVIKILVREYGENARIVAMTDGHGAAYDPDGMDHGELMRLIDNALKTSHFDKAKLKGEGAFVVSTDDPDGTRIRNELHNTAVADIFIPSGGRPDTINMSNWKNFLQADGTPSARGLVEGANIFISADARAEMEKVGVLAVPGPSANKTGVICSSYEILAGLILTEDEFLEIKKDYVAQLLDILRMRARSEARVLMREFKLAGGTRTITELSYELSESINTLADRVAKVLEESVEKVADDPRLVEAMLSYCPAILVEKYRDRVINDIPRRHQLALIASFVSAKMLYQEGMGWADNLVAVRDVRDVIFGYLEEEKELAALMAEVRAAGLEHADKLEEILEFAGRKHLMLNKLGLG